In the Triticum aestivum cultivar Chinese Spring chromosome 2B, IWGSC CS RefSeq v2.1, whole genome shotgun sequence genome, CAGTTCATGAATCCATAGCAACTTATTGTATTGCCACATCTTTACAATCAACTGTTGTTATCCTTAATCTATTAGGCATCCGTAAGATCACACCATAAGATTCGATTCAGTGATATGCGAAACATGGTCTTGTGTGATTATTTATATTCAACCAACAAAAAAATATATATTGCATACCCTATTTAAGGCACCCTTCATCTTGTTTTTCATATTTTGTTGATTTAAAAACACAAGCATACTAACACCTTGTTTTCACCTTGTCCTCGATCTAGTAGGCTAACCCTTCACACATCGAGGTGCAAGATCATaacatttaattaattgtttaaaccattcacaaaaataaataaattcacaTGGTTAAACATATGCCTCTTTAAGTTGATAAATCGTGTTGTTCACAAACTCTACCGTTACCCTCAACCTATTGAAATAAAAATCTTTCTAATTTATTTAATAAGAATCCTAAATTTTTCCTCTGGAAAGTTTAATAAACGCTCTCATAATAGTACATTTATCCTACTGCAATGATAAGAAAACATCCAAACAAAGACAAAGAAGTAAAACAAATAGTACATCTATCCTACTGCTATGACTCGGTTACATCATATGTTGAGCACCTTGCGCCTGAACATTCAAATTTAGTGAGTGTCAATTCTGAATGAAGGCAACGTATTGTTACCTAGGTTTTTGACATAGCCGAGGACACTTGTGTAAAGTCATTGTTGTGCCTTCTTACATTAGCTGTGATTCAGTAAAGCCAGTATAGTGTTTGAGAGTGCGAGTCCATGAATCGGTCTTCTTGAGTGTGAGTCTGGCTGCATagacagcagcaacagcaaccatGGAGGGCTTGGACGGCACCAGCGCATATTGCATCAGTGCCAGTTCAGCAAAAAAGGACACCATGTTCATCATCTGCATCCATCGAGAGAGAGAGAAACTTCGGTACGCAAACTCTTTCCTTTACAGTGCAAATACATCTGAATTTACATATGGTACATTGTATTCTTTACCTCCCCATAGTTCTTCAAATTGAAGTAAGACGCAGCCATGGCAAAGCGCGCAAGGAACACATAAGGTGTAGGAACTGTCAGGTTCCATCCAAGCCGATTGAGAATGGCTTTCTCCATCCTCAGTATCTGCTTCCTGGAGTAGGCATTGTCTGTTATACAGACCAAATCCCTCACCTGCAGGTGTGTATATACAACCAATCAGAACATGGACTCGAGATACTGCAAAGTGGAAAAGCAAAGGGGGTGGGAGAAATTTCCAGTCTACCTGTGGAAACATCACCTCCTCGTACTTGCAAGCAATCAGCAGGGCTGACACGCCTACCAGCTGAAGCTCCCTCCGAAGCACGAGCTGCTTCGTGAGATACCGGTCGATGATGTACGCCGTAAGGTAGAGGGTCTCCGGCATGAGATCAAACTCGTCATGCACTTCTATTATCCAGTCGACGAGGATGGCCTGCATCTTGGAGCTGAGATGCACCTGGGAGTGAATGTAGTCGCGGGGGCGACGCTCATTCTGCGACGGGACAGGAAAGATCACCTTCAGAGACAAGCAACAGATCACAAGGTTTTTGCACACACCACCTAAGAAGTACTCCCTCTGCAGTTACCTCGGCAACTTTATAGAACTTGTACAGATCATTAACGTAATCCATGAAGGTTAGCTGATTGTCGCCGCCAACCTTATCGATGTCTTGAATCACTTGTTATCGCAGTCGGGAACTGGCAATGTAATGGTGGATCAGGCTCATTGCACAGGTACTctaaatgatactccctccgatcctaaatataagtctttctaaagatatcaatatggactacatacggagcaaaatgagtgaatctacactctaaactacgtctatatacatccgtatgtagtccatagtgaaatctttagaaagacttatatttaggaacggagggagtactatcttaTTTTGTTGATAATATAAACCGATGTCTTGTTTAACAGAGCTTACAGAAAAGTAATAAAGACTAGTAAAAGGACTCTCCCCGGTGTAATTTAGGTCATAAGCACCCAGGGTGCCTCAACAAacgcagaaagagagagagagagacagaatgGGGGCAACAGTTCACAAAGAGGTATGGGGCATCCTAACGCCAAAGCATCGCAGGCAAAGAGGTATGAGGGGTGAGCGAGGGTGTTGATCACCTTCTTTCTCGAGTACTTGGGACGGAACTGACGCTGCCCTAGGACAGCTGCCTCGCGCTCACGCCGGAGTCGGGGCTGATCTCAATGGCGTGTTCGGGGAGAGGAGGGGTAGAGTGGCTTAGCATGAGCCCTCCTCGCCGGGGGTTAGTTGCAGCGGGGATTCCGCAGCAAAGCCATGTTCCGATTAGCAAATTTTACCGGCTTCTGTTATGGTATAGGTAAGGAGATATTTTCACTTGACCGTCCATTGATAAAGGGTAAAATCGTCCCTATGAATGTTCCACCTATAGCAAATTTTACCGACTTTGTTACGGTAATAAGGAAATATTTTAGTGGATTCTCTTTTTAGTTCACAATGTATCAAGATCTGGATATAGTCCCgtttatataaaaaagaaaaagatcTAGATATAGTTGCACACGATTGACGTCATTAATTTACCACCCTCATGCCGAATTATTCTTTTATATGTATATACTTTCCTTACTGTGCAATGTTATGGGGAAACACCAATAGCTATAcgaacgagagagagggagagagagagagagagagagagagagagagagagagagagagagagagagcaccaaTAGCTATACGaacgagagagggggagggagagggagggggagagagggggagggggagggagagagagagagggagagagggagagagggggggggcggaagagagagagagagagccaacgCTGAGAGTTGCCTCATAGGTATCGTGCCCGGCCCAACACCtgatccagagagagagagagagagagagagagagagagagagagagaggaagagagggggcgagagagagagagagagagagagagagagagagagagatccaacgcTGAGAGTTGCCTCATAGGTATCGTGCCCGGCCCAACACCTTATCCGCTTTGACAGTGTCGCCGAAGTCGAGATGGGAGAGGTGCTTGGGAAGCTCATGTACATAGTTGGTCTAGGGTTAGTGTTGCCCATGTGACGTTTGGTGTATGCATCGCTTGATGCATAGGCcggggtttatcttccttttaaAAAAATGTGGCGTTTGGTGTGATGTTGAGAGGGAGCATGGCGTCAACGTTTTTGAATTGCGTTCGGTGGCTAGCGAGGACAGCTGCGCCGTTGGTCCTGCTGCGATTTTATGGTGGTGCGGAGGGTTTAGACCAGCCCGAAAGCCATGAGCTAAATTGCCCATTTCGTGATCTTTCCCGTGGCGTCTTGATTGGTGATAACTTTGGCCAGCGAGAAGGACATGACCACTTGGATCGGGTGCTGGTGAAAGTAGTGTACCAGCTTGCGAGATGTCATGAGCACACCATAGATTATGTTCTAAATTTGTGGGTATCGAGCCTTGATCTCGGAGAGCACTTCGCTGACGACGTACTATGTGTATTTTGTGTTGTAGATCTTAACGCATTTTCTATAAAGATGGTCAAACTTAAGCAAATTTAACTTAGGACAAATCTAGAACATCAATTATTTGGAACAAAGAGAGTAGATGATATTGAGTCGCACTTGAAGCTGAACCAAAATACTTTCTAGATAACATGCTATGGAATTAACTCAGAAAATGGGAGTAGCCTCACAAACCCTTTCCGAGAAGAAATGTGCAGAATTCCGACATGAGATATGTTAGGCGTAGGCTGAATTTGCTTTTTTTCAACAAACAGTGAAATTTATTAACTCGAAATGAACCATCAAGGGATACAAACACAATAAGTACACACCCAGCCTCTGAAGTTGCATGTCCATGCATGCGTATCACAAAGCTTAGTTACAACCTTGAAAAATAATTATCAGGATCGTAAGCCTTGACAACTACCATGGATAATATATATTTGTGGTAGTCTAGCCTAGGTAGTGGATGCAGCAGCTACTTCGCTTTGGTGACGAAGTCCGCTATCGATCGCTTCCTCCCTGTGGCTTATCAAGGTGCATTTTATCACACAAATGGCAAGGACTGTCAACGAAATCGCCAATTATTTGTAGAAGTCGATTGCAGGTGGGCGCAGGGCCACTCCTCCCAACTTTTCGCTGGAATACTTCTCGTACACCACCTTCAACTTGCTCTGGGGAGCAGCCGAGTGTGCGCTCAC is a window encoding:
- the LOC123039509 gene encoding cyclin-B1-1-like; protein product: MDMQLQRLVIQDIDKVGGDNQLTFMDYVNDLYKFYKVAEVIFPVPSQNERRPRDYIHSQVHLSSKMQAILVDWIIEVHDEFDLMPETLYLTAYIIDRYLTKQLVLRRELQLVRDLVCITDNAYSRKQILRMEKAILNRLGWNLTVPTPYVFLARFAMAASYFNLKNYGEMMNMVSFFAELALMQYALVPSKPSMVAVAAVYAARLTLKKTDSWTRTLKHYTGFTESQLMRKVLNI